The Populus trichocarpa isolate Nisqually-1 chromosome 2, P.trichocarpa_v4.1, whole genome shotgun sequence genome has a window encoding:
- the LOC7490624 gene encoding E3 ubiquitin-protein ligase ATL23, whose translation MVTLTPPPIHCPTPSPPPLSFNSDASFTTGQNMLVSVLFALFLPCVGMSVVFFIYICLLWYAANNQPENIPLPVKTVTEKGLSSSELEKLPKVTGKELVLGTECAVCLDDIESEQLARIVPGCNHGFHLECADTWLSKHPVCPVCRAKLDAQFSSTSASPENNPC comes from the coding sequence ATGGTCACACTCACACCACCTCCTATTCACTGTCCCACTCCATCACCACCCCCCTTGAGCTTTAACAGCGACGCTTCCTTCACCACCGGCCAGAACATGCTTGTCTCTGTGCTTTTCGCACTTTTTCTGCCATGTGTAGGTATGAGCGTAGtgttttttatctatatttgtcTCCTATGGTATGCTGCTAATAATCAACCAGAGAACATTCCTTTACCGGTAAAAACTGTGACAGAGAAGGGTTTGTCATCATCGGAGCTCGAGAAGTTGCCTAAGGTCACCGGGAAAGAGCTTGTTTTGGGGACAGAGTGTGCTGTTTGTCTAGATGACATTGAAAGTGAACAGCTGGCTAGGATAGTTCCTGGCTGCAATCATGGGTTTCATCTGGAATGTGCTGATACTTGGCTTTCCAAGCACCCTGTTTGTCCTGTTTGTCGGGCAAAGCTTGATGCTCAGTTCTCCAGTACTTCTGCTTCTCCAGAGAACAATCCTTGTTGa
- the LOC7496904 gene encoding probable 26S proteasome non-ATPase regulatory subunit 3, translating into MSTEAQIKSTSSTPAPSNSITSPMEGSLKSLMDIASLIETGSCKEEVFHIARAVRLTNSLKKKLAEPNLLQAFLDFALSPRSELHNRLSGFLDHQGGELGMEADSATSAPAKRVSPELEIYCYLLMLLFLIDQNRYNEAKAFSSAAVVRVENLSRGAVETAGVLASRVYFYYSYIHEVIDDLAEIRWDLLHLLTISTLHHDDLGQEALLNLLLRNYLHYNFYDQAEKLRSKALRFQSHTIQQVCRYLFYLGKIRTIQLKYKDARESLLHAARKAPVAAHGFRILCSKWAVLVHLLLGEIPERTIFKQSGMERALRPYFMLTNAVRIGDLELFRNVAEDLAGFFGSDKTYNLIVRLRHNVIRTGLRKISISYSRISLADVAEKLKLDSANPVADVESITAKAIRDGAIHAILDHANGWLVSKDTGDIYSTAKPLAVFSSRIAFCLNLHTDAVKALRFPPKTQEEKDSDDYWRESQVLDEEIAREFMDEDETYF; encoded by the exons ATGTCCACCGAAGCCCAGATAAAAAGCACCTCCAGCACCCCCGCTCCTTCTAATTCCATCACCTCGCCTATGGAAGGCTCCCTCAAAA gCTTGATGGATATAGCATCGCTTATCGAGACTGGCTCGTGCAAGGAGGAGGTTTTTCATATAGCTCGTGCTGTTCGCCTTACTAATAGCTTGAAGAAGAAGCTGGCAGAGCCTAATCTGCTCCAAGCTTTTTTGGATTTTGCCCTTTCTCCACGCTCTGAGCTGCATAACCGACTATCTGGATTTCTTGATCATCAG GGAGGTGAGCTTGGAATGGAAGCTGATTCTGCAACATCTGCTCCAGCAAAACGCGTTTCTCCAGAGCTTGAGATTTACTGTTACTTGCTTATGCTGCTATTTCTGATTGATCAGAATAGATACAATGAG GCTAAAGCTTTCTCCTCGGCTGCCGTTGTTCGAGTGGAGAACCTAAGCAGAGGTGCTGTTGAAACTGCTGGTGTTCTAGCATCTAGGGTGTACTTTTATTACTCGTATATCCATGAGGTCATAGACGACCTTGCTGAAATTCGTTG GGACCTTCTTCACTTGCTTACCATTTCGACTTTGCACCATGATGACCTGGGTCAG GAAGCACTTCTCAATCTGTTGCTTCGTAATTACCTGCATTACAACTTCTATGACCAGGCAGAGAAATTGAGGTCAAAGGCACTGCGATTTCAATCACACACAATTCAGCAG GTTTGTCGATACCTGTTTTATCTTGGAAAGATTCGGACAATACAGTTGAAGTATAAAGATGCTAGAGAGAGTCTCCTTCATGCTGCTCGGAAAGCTCCTGTTGCAGCTCATGGCTTTCGAATTCTGTGTAGCAAATGGGCTGTCCTTGTTCATTTACTATTGGGAGAAATACCTGAGAGGACAATCTTTAAGCAGAGTGGAATGGAGAGGGCTTTGAGGCCATACTTCATGCTTACAAAT GCTGTACGAATTGGTGACCTGGAGCTATTTAGGAATGTTGCAGAAGATCTTGCTGGTTTTTTCGGATCAGACAAAACCTACAATCTGATTGTTCGACTGCGACATAATGTCATCAGGACTGGGCTACGCAAAATCAGCATCTCCTATTCCCGGATCTCACTTGCTGATGTTGCTGAAAAATTGAAGCTGGACTCTGCAAACCCTGTTGCAGATGTCGAAAGCATCACAGCGAAGGCCATCCGTGATGGTGCAATCCACGCTATTTTAGATCATGCAAATGGGTGGTTGGTATCAAAGGACACCGGAGACATTTACTCTACAGCCAAGCCACTCGCTGTCTTCAGCTCTAGGATTGCTTTCTGTCTTAACTTGCACACTGACGCAGTCAAGGCCCTGCGGTTCCCGCCAAAGACACAAGAAGAGAAAGACTCCGATGATTACTGGAGAGAAAGCCAAGTGCTTGATGAAGAAATAGCAAGAGAATTCATGGACGAGGATGAGACGTATTTTTAG
- the LOC18096087 gene encoding probable 26S proteasome non-ATPase regulatory subunit 3, with the protein MSPDSEINSNSTASSYTSAFISTYESLMKIVSHIELSSDVLRTARAVRLTNCLRKNLTEDTLIQYLLHFGLLKNSELNARLSSFLIIEEDEEADSAMSVCAIEFSLELEFYCYFLVLIFLIDQKRYNKAKVCSLDGITRVMSLNMAELDSVSVLAARLYFYYSYSYEVSGDLAEIRWNLLDWYSVAALNHDELGQETLLNLLLRNYLHYNLYDQAEKLRSKAPKFLSRSSQQTRRYLFYTGKIQTIRLAYTDAKESFLQAVWRGPVAARGFRIQCTKWTVLVRLLLGEIPERTVFMQSGMERTLRPYFELTNAVRIGDLELFGNVAEEFAGTFISDGTKNLIVRLQHSVIRTGLRSISISYSSISLAEVADKLKMHSRNLLADVENVVAKAIRDGAINAKIDHANGWLISKETRDIYATAEPQVAFSSRISFYLNLYNETVRALLLPSGNDMHGNRRSASQVLYGELLELLEEVRGKYLKK; encoded by the exons ATGTCTCCAGATTCAGAGATTAACAGCAACTCCACTGCTTCATCTTACACCTCAGCTTTCATTTCCACTTATGAAA GCTTGATGAAAATAGTATCACATATTGAGCTTAGCTCGGATGTTCTCCGAACAGCTCGTGCTGTTCGACTTACGAATTGCTTGAGGAAGAACCTGACAGAAGATACTTTAATTCAATATCTGCTGCATTTTGGTCTTTTGAAGAATTCTGAACTGAATGCTCGATTATCTTCATTTCTAATTATCGAG GAAGATGAGGAAGCCGATTCTGCAATGTCTGTTTGCGCGATAGAATTTTCGCTAGAGCTTGAGTTTTACTGTTACTTTCTTGTGCTGATATTTCTGATTGATCAGAAAAGATATAATAAG GCTAAAGTTTGTTCATTGGATGGCATTACTCGAGTGATGAGCCTAAACATGGCAGAGCTTGACTCTGTTAGTGTTCTAGCAGCTAGGCTGTATTTCTATTACTCGTATAGCTATGAGGTCTCAGGTGATCTTGCTGAAATTCGTTG GAACCTCCTTGACTGGTATAGCGTGGCCGCTTTGAACCATGATGAGCTGGGACAG GAAACACTTCTCAATCTGTTGCTTCGTAATTACCTGCATTACAACCTATATGATCAGGCAGAGAAATTGAGGTCAAAGGCACCAAAATTTCTATCACGCTCAAGTCAGCAG ACTCGCCGATACTTGTTTTATACTGGAAAGATTCAGACGATTCGACTGGCATATACTGATGCAAAAGAAAGTTTCCTGCAAGCTGTTTGGAGAGGTCCAGTTGCAGCTCGTGGCTTTCGAATTCAATGTACAAAGTGGACTGTCCTAGTTCGTTTACTACTGGGAGAAATACCTGAGAGGACAGTTTTTATGCAGAGTGGAATGGAAAGGACTTTGAGGCCATACTTCGAGCTTACAAAT GCTGTACGAATTGGTGACCTGGAGCTGTTCGGTAATGTCGCAGAAGAGTTTGCTGGCACTTTCATATCAGACGGAACAAAAAATTTGATTGTTCGACTGCAACATAGTGTCATCAGGACTGGACTGCGCAGCATCAGCATCTCCTATTCCAGCATCTCACTTGCAGAAGTAGCTGATAAATTGAAGATGCATTCCAGAAACCTGCTTGCAGATGTCGAAAACGTTGTGGCAAAGGCCATCCGCGATGGAGCAATTAACGCTAAGATTGATCATGCAAATGGGTGGCTGATATCGAAGGAGACTCGAGACATTTACGCTACAGCCGAGCCACAGGTTGCCTTCAGCTCTAGGATTTCTTTCTATCTTAACTTGTACAATGAGACTGTCCGGGCTTTGCTCCTCCCATCAGGCAATGATATGCATGGCAATAGGAGATCAGCAAGTCAAGTACTCTATGGAGAATTACTTGAACTATTAGAAGAGGTGAGGGGTAAGTATCTTAAGAAATGA
- the LOC7496902 gene encoding uncharacterized protein LOC7496902, whose translation MKRQHHFAVIQFSYIFLFITSSQWNVLPQNLPPLRYDGFVYENRKGGSDSILIEAFFDPVCPDSRDTWPPLQKALKHYGSRVSLVVHLLPLPYHDNAFVASRALHIANILNCSFTFPLLEQFFKHQEKFYGSETSNLSKDSIVKEIVKFATVIVGDSYSSPLQFGFNDIQTDLKTRVSFKYSASRGVYATPFFFVNGFGLPGAGSALDYKVWRSIIDPLVGAK comes from the exons atgaagagacaGCATCACTTTGCCGTAATTCAGTTCTCTTACATATTTCTTTTCATCACCTCGTCTCAATGGAACGTCCTACCCCAGAATTTGCCACCTCTGAGGTACGATGGGTTCGTATACGAGAATCGCAAAGGTGGCTCGGACTCCATCCTGATCGAAGCTTTCTTTGACCCTGTCTGCCCGGATTCCAGGGACACCTGGCCACCTCTCCAAAAAGCTCTTAAACACTACGGTTCCCGTGTTTCGCTCGTCGTTCACCTCCTCCCTTTACC CTACCACGACAACGCATTTGTAGCTTCCCGCGCTTTGCATATTGCTAACATACTCAACTGTTCGTTTACATTCCCTTTGTTGGAGCAGTTCTTCAAGCATCAG GAGAAGTTCTATGGTTCCGAAACAAGCAATTTGTCAAAAGATTCCATCGTGAAGGAAATCGTGAAGTTTGCGACTGTAATTGTTGGGGATTCCTATTCTTCTCCATTGCAATTTGGTTTTAATGATATACAAACTGATCTGAAAACAAGGGTTTCCTTCAAG TATAGTGCTTCAAGAGGGGTATATGCCACTCCCTTTTTCTTCGTCAATGGATTTGGGTTGCCTGGTGCCGGTTCTGCTTTGGACTATAAAGTTTGGAGAAGCATTATCGATCCGTTGGTTGGTGCAAAGTAG
- the LOC7490625 gene encoding uncharacterized protein LOC7490625, protein MDRYQRVEKPRADKTIDENEIRITSQGRMRSYISYAMTLLQEKGSNEIVFKAMGRAINKTVTIVELIKRRIVGLHQITSIGSTDITDTWEPLEEGLLPLETTRHVSMITINLSKKELNTSSAGYQPPLPAEQVKAFTEFEYEGDGSPRGRGRGRGGRGRARGRGNGFVSAEHEDGGWDRNRGYPRGRGRGRGRGFRGRGRGGFNGPHADTQQDGGHNYEGPPQGRGGYNYEAPPQGRGGYNYEAPPQGRDGYNYEAPPHGRGRGRGRGNRGRGRGFRSNGPIPAAA, encoded by the exons ATGGACCGGTACCAGAGAGTGGAGAAGCCGAGAGCGGATAAAACAATTGATGAGAACGAGATTCGAATTACTAGTCAAGGAAGGATGCGTAGCTATATCTCTTATGCCATGACTCTGCTTCAA GAAAAAGGTTCGAATGAAATTGTATTCAAGGCTATGGGGAGAGCCATCAACAAGACAGTGACTATAGTGGAGTTAATCAAG AGAAGAATTGTTGGTCTCCATCAAATCACATCAATTGGATCCACGGACATAACAGATACTTGGGAACCGCTTGAGGAAGGCCTCCTTCC ATTGGAAACCACAAGGCATGTTTCAATGATTACAATCAACCTTTCCAAGAAGGAGCTGAATACATCTTCTGCTGG GTACCAGCCTCCGTTACCTGCTGAGCAGGTGAAGGCATTCACAGAGTTCGAGTATGAGGGAG ATGGCTCACCACGTGGCCGTGGCAGGGGACGAGGAGGCAGAGGAAGGGCAAGGGGTAGAG GGAATGGGTTTGTGTCCGCTGAGCATGAGGATGGGGGTTGGGATCGCAATCGGGGATATCCTAGGGGCAGGGGTCGAGGCAGAGGACGTGGTTTCCGTGGCCGTGGAAGGGGAGGATTTAACGGACCTCATGCTGATACCCAGCAAGATGGCGGTCATAATTATGAAGGACCTCCACAAGGCCGCGGTGGTTATAATTATGAAGCTCCTCCACAAGGCCGTGGTGGTTATAATTATGAAGCTCCTCCACAAGGCCGCGATGGTTATAATTATGAAGCACCTCCACATGGCCGCG GCCGTGGCCGTGGGAGGGGAAATCGCGGAAGAGGCCGTGGATTTAGATCTAATGGCCCGATCCCTGCAGCTGCATAA